The following coding sequences are from one Arthrobacter crystallopoietes window:
- a CDS encoding GNAT family N-acetyltransferase has translation MAELNYREWRDGDDLALLEIWGDPETTQVQHFRGVLRPSSDQPWSRCIVAEDQGIAVAAGVVYETSLHPERLWTYVEVARDHRRAGLASTLLGMLRKEAEQSPSGVTRLRAKVEPESSGAGFAQASGLTPIQTSRVVVVQPGALPLPDLTEADGPQLEEAATGSVELTTAVTDFYNSVHVWDRADMTLGRAQQMLLSDATGASGAVVLRSAPRDKGGTISAFAVSYTQERTDAPADVLLGYDTALEPETAQQAVRQLLAMLVHQYPVQLEVDESMTAVMAVLEPLLAAGTAQQLGPVTSIVSD, from the coding sequence ATGGCAGAGCTGAACTACCGTGAATGGCGCGACGGGGATGATCTGGCCCTGCTGGAAATCTGGGGCGACCCGGAAACCACGCAGGTCCAGCACTTCCGCGGGGTGCTGCGTCCGTCGTCGGATCAGCCGTGGTCGCGCTGCATAGTTGCTGAGGACCAAGGTATTGCCGTCGCTGCCGGCGTGGTCTATGAAACGAGCCTGCATCCGGAGCGGTTGTGGACTTACGTCGAGGTAGCGCGGGACCACCGCCGTGCCGGTTTGGCGAGCACCCTCCTGGGCATGCTGCGCAAGGAAGCCGAGCAATCGCCGTCGGGCGTTACGCGGTTGCGCGCGAAGGTGGAGCCCGAAAGCAGCGGGGCCGGCTTCGCGCAGGCCTCCGGGCTGACGCCAATCCAGACGTCGCGGGTGGTCGTCGTGCAGCCTGGTGCGTTGCCGCTTCCGGACCTGACCGAAGCGGACGGTCCGCAGTTGGAGGAAGCAGCTACGGGTTCTGTGGAATTGACGACGGCGGTGACGGACTTCTACAACTCCGTACATGTCTGGGACCGGGCGGACATGACGCTCGGGCGCGCCCAGCAGATGCTGCTCAGCGACGCCACCGGTGCCTCCGGTGCGGTGGTGTTGCGGAGCGCGCCCAGGGATAAGGGCGGAACCATCAGCGCTTTCGCCGTCAGCTACACGCAGGAGCGGACGGACGCTCCGGCGGACGTGCTGCTCGGCTACGACACGGCGCTGGAACCGGAGACGGCCCAGCAGGCTGTCCGTCAGCTGCTTGCGATGCTGGTGCACCAGTACCCGGTGCAGTTGGAAGTGGATGAGTCCATGACGGCCGTGATGGCAGTGCTGGAACCGCTGCTCGCGGCCGGCACGGCACAGCAACTCGGCCCGGTAACATCCATCGTCAGCGACTGA
- a CDS encoding YibE/F family protein has product MGHSHSHATEDQGPPSAETLAARRKANLLLAAILLPITVLTLIGMIALWPSGDSTGVAVTDPYATAPGVTFDVGTVQRVAIETCPSSAAAVEAGAEAQECMVAYTQPEAGGSPLQVEVTPEIAQSRGVEAGDKIRYLNLSEIMPDQPGTFIFVDFVRSIPIVLLAVLYAVVVVSVARWRGFRAMLGLVGGFIVMAQFILPGLVEGKPPLLLGLIGSIVIMVGVLYFAHGFSARTSTALLGTLFGLGITAVMSAWATDAAYLTGVGDEDTYQLVNMGGQMSLSGIIMCGLIISGLGVLNDVTITQSSAVWEMYELAPGASAKRLFTGAMRVGRDHIASTVYTIAFAYAGAALPVLILVSLYERPLFDTLTSGELAEEIVRTLVGSIGLVLAIPVTTLIAVLVVKATGIRRTEEVTVGVAGGEALAVAGIDRGQAAERAHLTNDGGGSPGHKVPTQHGLPIRDEPPAQPELPTRRGRRRAEEG; this is encoded by the coding sequence TTGGGCCACTCCCACTCCCATGCAACCGAGGACCAAGGGCCGCCGAGTGCCGAGACACTGGCTGCCCGGCGCAAAGCCAACCTCTTGCTCGCGGCAATCCTGCTGCCGATCACCGTCCTGACGCTGATCGGCATGATCGCGCTCTGGCCGTCAGGCGACAGTACCGGCGTCGCCGTCACCGACCCGTATGCCACCGCGCCAGGCGTGACTTTCGACGTCGGAACGGTGCAGCGGGTTGCGATCGAAACCTGCCCGTCGTCAGCGGCAGCCGTTGAGGCGGGGGCGGAAGCGCAGGAATGCATGGTCGCCTACACCCAGCCCGAAGCGGGCGGCTCGCCGCTGCAGGTAGAAGTGACGCCGGAGATCGCCCAGTCCCGCGGGGTGGAAGCGGGCGACAAGATCCGCTACCTGAACCTGAGCGAGATCATGCCGGACCAGCCGGGTACCTTCATTTTCGTGGACTTTGTCCGCAGCATTCCGATCGTGCTGCTGGCCGTGCTGTACGCCGTCGTCGTTGTTTCGGTGGCCCGCTGGCGCGGCTTCCGGGCGATGCTCGGGCTGGTCGGCGGGTTTATCGTGATGGCGCAGTTCATCCTGCCTGGGCTGGTGGAGGGCAAACCGCCGCTCCTGCTGGGACTGATCGGCTCGATTGTGATCATGGTGGGCGTGCTGTATTTCGCGCATGGTTTCTCCGCCCGGACCTCCACCGCTCTGCTGGGCACGCTGTTCGGGCTGGGCATTACGGCGGTGATGTCGGCCTGGGCCACGGACGCTGCCTATCTGACCGGCGTGGGGGACGAGGACACCTACCAGCTGGTCAACATGGGCGGGCAGATGTCGCTCTCGGGCATCATCATGTGCGGACTGATCATCTCCGGGCTCGGCGTGCTGAACGATGTGACCATCACGCAGTCCTCCGCCGTCTGGGAGATGTACGAGCTGGCGCCGGGGGCATCGGCAAAACGGCTGTTCACAGGCGCCATGCGCGTGGGCCGCGACCACATTGCCTCCACCGTCTACACCATCGCCTTTGCCTACGCCGGCGCCGCGCTGCCGGTGCTGATCCTGGTCTCGCTCTATGAGCGTCCGCTGTTCGACACGCTGACCAGCGGCGAGCTGGCGGAGGAGATCGTCCGTACCCTGGTCGGTTCCATCGGGCTGGTGCTGGCGATCCCGGTGACCACCTTGATCGCCGTGCTGGTGGTCAAGGCTACCGGCATCCGCCGTACCGAGGAGGTCACCGTGGGAGTAGCCGGGGGAGAGGCCCTCGCCGTCGCTGGCATAGACCGTGGACAAGCCGCCGAGCGCGCCCATCTTACCAACGACGGCGGCGGCTCGCCCGGGCATAAGGTGCCCACCCAGCATGGGCTGCCCATCCGGGACGAGCCACCCGCTCAGCCTGAGCTGCCCACCCGGCGCGGGCGGCGCCGCGCGGAAGAGGGCTGA
- the dusB gene encoding tRNA dihydrouridine synthase DusB, with amino-acid sequence MTVTAVPTSDTRLELPPLKLGPLTVDAPVILAPMAGITNKAFRRLCREYGGGLYVSEMVTSRALVERSPESMRIISHDEDEKVRSVQLYGVDPKTVGAAVRLLVEEDRADHIDLNFGCPVPKVTRKGGGSALPWKLDLFTGIVQTAVKEASKGNIPLTIKMRKGIDDDHLTYLDAGRIARDAGVAAVALHGRTASQFYSGKADWSAIANLREALPDIPVLGNGDIWSAEDAIRMVRETGVDGIVVGRGCQGRPWLFGDLQAAFEGSDRRYRPGLKEVAESVYRHAQLLIETFGDEGKALRDIRKHMAWYFKGYMVGGELRAKLATVPTLEVLRELLDTLDMSAPYPGADAEGPRGRAGSPKRTALPEKWLESRLLNDAQQADISAAELDVSGG; translated from the coding sequence GTGACTGTTACCGCTGTACCCACGTCGGACACCCGCTTGGAGCTGCCTCCGCTCAAGCTCGGGCCGCTGACCGTTGATGCTCCCGTGATCCTGGCGCCCATGGCCGGGATCACCAACAAGGCGTTCCGCCGGCTCTGCCGCGAGTACGGCGGCGGACTCTACGTGTCTGAAATGGTGACTTCCCGCGCGCTGGTCGAGCGCAGTCCGGAGTCGATGCGCATCATTTCGCACGACGAGGACGAGAAGGTCCGCTCGGTCCAGCTGTACGGCGTGGACCCCAAGACCGTCGGCGCCGCCGTGCGCCTGCTGGTCGAAGAGGACCGTGCGGACCACATCGACCTCAATTTCGGCTGCCCGGTGCCTAAGGTCACCCGCAAGGGCGGCGGCTCGGCGCTGCCATGGAAGCTGGACCTGTTCACCGGCATTGTGCAAACCGCGGTGAAGGAAGCGTCCAAGGGCAACATCCCGCTGACCATCAAGATGCGCAAGGGGATCGACGACGACCATCTGACGTACCTGGACGCAGGCCGGATCGCGCGCGATGCCGGGGTTGCCGCCGTCGCGCTGCATGGCCGCACCGCGTCCCAGTTCTACTCGGGCAAGGCGGACTGGTCCGCCATTGCCAACCTCCGCGAAGCGCTGCCCGACATTCCGGTGCTCGGCAACGGCGATATCTGGAGTGCAGAGGACGCCATCCGCATGGTCCGCGAAACCGGGGTGGATGGCATCGTGGTCGGCCGTGGCTGCCAGGGCCGGCCATGGCTTTTCGGCGATTTGCAGGCGGCGTTCGAGGGCAGCGACCGGCGTTACCGTCCCGGGCTGAAAGAGGTTGCGGAAAGCGTCTACCGCCACGCGCAACTGCTGATCGAAACCTTCGGCGACGAGGGGAAAGCCCTGCGGGACATCCGCAAGCACATGGCCTGGTACTTCAAGGGCTACATGGTCGGCGGCGAACTGCGCGCCAAACTGGCCACCGTTCCCACGCTTGAGGTGCTGCGCGAACTGCTGGACACGTTGGACATGAGCGCCCCGTATCCGGGCGCCGACGCCGAGGGGCCGCGCGGCCGGGCAGGCTCGCCCAAGCGTACCGCCTTGCCGGAAAAGTGGCTGGAATCGCGGCTGCTCAACGACGCCCAGCAGGCGGATATCTCGGCTGCCGAATTGGATGTTTCCGGTGGCTGA
- a CDS encoding deoxyguanosinetriphosphate triphosphohydrolase — protein MFPVAENTVITPAPLMPGYTETDQERWVAEPAKSTYRTHFERDRARVLHSSALRRLGAKTQVVSPDTDDFVRTRLTHSLEVAQVGRELGRTLGCDPDVVDAACLAHDLGHPPFGHNGETALNAAAHAIGGFEGNAQTLRLLTRLEPKVLHADGSPAGLNLTRASLDAACKYPWSVADAPVIHGKRTSKFGAYEDDLPVFNWLRQGAPERRSCIEAQVMDLADDISYSVHDVEDAIVAGRVQLKWMENPDHRSRVIGYTQQWYLPHSDPAEVDAALSRLQASGVWVPEADGSRRAMAALKDMTSQLIGRFCSSALEATRSIYGPDALTRYAAELVVPQETVMEIAVMKGLATTFVMTTDLRQPIYERQQEILTDLVHELHATGARHLEQPFAADWHAANDDGARLRVVIDQIASLTDVSAIALHERLMGSHRTLL, from the coding sequence ATGTTTCCGGTGGCTGAGAACACCGTCATTACTCCGGCGCCGCTGATGCCCGGCTATACGGAAACGGACCAGGAACGCTGGGTCGCCGAGCCCGCCAAGAGCACGTACCGCACCCATTTCGAGCGGGACCGTGCCCGGGTGCTGCATTCCTCGGCGCTGCGCCGGCTCGGGGCGAAAACCCAGGTGGTCTCCCCGGATACGGATGACTTTGTCCGCACCCGGCTCACGCACAGCCTGGAAGTCGCGCAAGTCGGCCGCGAGCTCGGCCGCACCCTGGGCTGCGACCCGGACGTGGTGGATGCCGCCTGCCTCGCGCATGACCTAGGACACCCGCCCTTCGGACACAATGGGGAGACCGCGCTGAACGCCGCGGCCCACGCCATCGGCGGGTTCGAGGGCAACGCCCAGACGCTGCGCCTGCTCACCCGGCTGGAGCCGAAGGTGCTCCATGCTGACGGATCCCCCGCGGGACTGAACCTGACCCGCGCCAGCCTCGATGCGGCCTGCAAGTACCCGTGGTCGGTGGCGGACGCACCGGTCATCCACGGCAAGCGCACCAGCAAGTTCGGCGCGTACGAGGACGATTTGCCGGTCTTTAACTGGCTGCGGCAGGGTGCGCCGGAGCGGCGCTCCTGCATTGAGGCGCAGGTCATGGATCTGGCCGACGATATTTCCTACTCGGTGCATGACGTCGAGGACGCCATCGTGGCAGGGCGCGTGCAGCTGAAGTGGATGGAAAATCCTGACCACCGCAGCCGCGTCATTGGCTACACCCAGCAGTGGTACCTGCCGCACAGCGACCCGGCCGAAGTGGACGCAGCACTTTCCCGACTGCAGGCCTCCGGCGTGTGGGTGCCGGAAGCAGACGGCAGCCGCAGGGCCATGGCCGCACTGAAGGACATGACCAGCCAGCTGATCGGACGGTTCTGCTCCAGCGCGCTGGAAGCCACCCGCTCCATCTACGGTCCGGACGCCCTGACCAGGTATGCCGCGGAACTGGTTGTGCCGCAGGAAACGGTCATGGAGATCGCCGTCATGAAGGGCTTGGCCACCACGTTCGTCATGACCACGGACCTGCGGCAGCCCATCTATGAGCGCCAGCAGGAAATCCTCACGGACCTCGTACACGAACTCCACGCCACCGGCGCGCGGCATCTTGAGCAGCCCTTCGCCGCCGACTGGCACGCAGCTAACGACGACGGCGCCCGGCTTCGCGTGGTCATCGACCAGATTGCGTCGCTGACCGATGTATCGGCAATCGCACTGCACGAACGCCTGATGGGTTCGCACCGGACGCTGCTCTGA
- the dnaG gene encoding DNA primase, producing the protein MAGLIKREDIDEVRQRTDIKEIVDGYVTLKSAGIGSFKGLCPFHDERSPSFHVRPQVGSYHCFGCGEGGDVISFVQKMDHSTFSETVEKLAHRINFTLRYEDGGTGPRREDVGKRQRLLDAHKIAAEFFREQLLTPGGATGRQFLSGRGFDQAAADHFGVGYAPQGWDSLLKHLTGRGFTQDELKLTGMFSEGNRGIYDRFRGRLIWPIRDIAGDTVGFGARKLFEDDQGPKYLNTPETTLYKKSQVLYGIDLAKRDIARNRQLVVVEGYTDVMACHLAGIGTAVATCGTAFGTDHIKIARRLLSDDGTGGEVIFTFDGDAAGQKAALRAFDEDQRFIAQTFVAVEPNGADPCDLRLNRGEAAVRDLIGSRRPLFEFAIKATLKKFDLNTVEGRVQALRASAPVVAQIRDSAMRPAYSRELAGWLGMEVDEVLRAVSGAAKRLREQQQEGTEAGNGQARPGVAQQTQQGGSGQQRTAGQDRSPGQRGRSGQFSQRQSDGRQYPADPYESNPRGLGPDNPVPAPAFTRPDPRDPVARMEREALEVALQQPGLLDAGQWQSFTEVRFRTPAHALVHDAVRAAGFAGATPSQWVESVRQEVPEELRSLVSELAVTPLPAHNDDALKSYCKGILNRLFDLQITQLKAEKMGQLQRMDPSADPELFQQLNRELMELEMQRRALRSE; encoded by the coding sequence ATGGCCGGACTGATAAAACGTGAAGACATCGACGAGGTCCGCCAGCGTACAGACATCAAGGAAATTGTTGACGGATACGTCACGCTCAAATCCGCTGGCATCGGTTCGTTCAAGGGCCTCTGCCCGTTCCACGATGAGCGCTCACCTTCGTTCCATGTCCGCCCGCAGGTAGGCAGCTACCACTGCTTCGGTTGCGGAGAGGGTGGCGATGTAATTTCCTTCGTCCAGAAGATGGACCACAGTACCTTCAGCGAGACGGTGGAGAAACTAGCCCACCGGATCAACTTCACCCTCCGCTACGAAGACGGCGGAACCGGGCCGCGCCGCGAAGACGTCGGAAAGCGGCAGCGGCTGCTGGATGCCCATAAGATCGCGGCGGAGTTCTTCCGGGAGCAACTGCTGACACCGGGCGGCGCCACTGGACGCCAGTTCCTGTCCGGACGCGGCTTCGACCAAGCGGCCGCGGACCACTTCGGCGTGGGGTACGCCCCGCAGGGGTGGGACTCGCTGCTCAAACATCTCACCGGCCGGGGCTTCACCCAGGATGAGCTGAAGCTGACCGGTATGTTCTCCGAGGGCAACAGGGGCATCTACGATCGTTTCCGCGGCCGCCTGATCTGGCCCATCCGGGACATCGCGGGGGATACTGTCGGCTTCGGTGCACGCAAACTCTTCGAGGACGACCAAGGGCCGAAGTACCTGAACACTCCGGAAACCACCCTCTATAAGAAATCCCAAGTGCTGTACGGGATCGATCTTGCCAAGCGCGACATCGCCCGGAACCGCCAGCTTGTCGTCGTGGAGGGGTACACGGATGTCATGGCCTGCCATCTGGCAGGCATCGGCACTGCGGTTGCCACCTGCGGTACCGCCTTCGGCACGGACCACATCAAGATCGCACGGCGGCTGCTTTCCGACGACGGCACGGGCGGTGAGGTGATCTTCACCTTCGACGGCGACGCCGCTGGCCAGAAGGCTGCTCTGCGGGCCTTCGACGAGGACCAACGGTTTATCGCCCAGACCTTTGTGGCGGTGGAACCCAACGGGGCGGATCCCTGCGACCTGAGGCTGAACAGGGGAGAGGCGGCGGTCAGAGATCTGATCGGCTCCCGGCGTCCGTTGTTCGAATTCGCTATCAAGGCAACCCTGAAGAAGTTCGACCTGAACACGGTCGAAGGCCGCGTCCAAGCGCTGCGGGCGTCGGCACCGGTGGTTGCCCAGATCCGCGACTCCGCGATGCGGCCTGCCTACTCCCGTGAACTGGCCGGTTGGCTCGGTATGGAGGTGGACGAGGTGCTGCGTGCTGTCTCGGGCGCAGCCAAGCGCCTGCGGGAACAGCAACAGGAAGGCACCGAAGCCGGCAACGGCCAGGCCAGGCCGGGCGTGGCGCAGCAGACCCAGCAGGGCGGATCCGGCCAGCAGAGGACGGCAGGCCAGGACAGGTCCCCGGGTCAGCGCGGACGTTCGGGGCAGTTTTCCCAGCGACAGTCGGACGGCCGGCAGTATCCGGCAGATCCCTACGAATCCAACCCACGAGGGTTAGGCCCCGATAATCCTGTGCCGGCTCCGGCCTTCACCCGTCCTGATCCCAGAGATCCTGTGGCACGGATGGAGCGGGAGGCGCTCGAAGTCGCGCTCCAGCAGCCTGGTCTGCTGGACGCCGGACAATGGCAGAGCTTTACCGAGGTGAGGTTCCGCACTCCCGCCCATGCTTTGGTGCATGATGCGGTGCGGGCGGCCGGGTTTGCCGGGGCCACACCGTCGCAATGGGTGGAAAGCGTGAGGCAGGAAGTTCCCGAGGAACTTCGCTCGCTTGTGTCCGAGTTGGCGGTCACGCCCTTGCCGGCGCACAACGATGATGCGCTGAAGTCGTACTGCAAAGGCATCCTGAACCGGCTGTTCGACCTGCAGATCACCCAACTTAAAGCCGAAAAAATGGGCCAGCTCCAGCGGATGGACCCGTCGGCGGATCCGGAGCTGTTCCAGCAGTTGAACCGGGAATTGATGGAGCTCGAAATGCAGCGCCGGGCGCTGCGCTCGGAATAG
- a CDS encoding GH1 family beta-glucosidase, whose translation MSEVLHFPRGFLWGAATAAYQVEGATGEDGRGDSIWDTFCRLPGAVVDGHTGDAACDHYHRYREDVALMRSLNLGSYRFSTSWSRIQPDGRKTNTAGLDFYSRLVDELHAAQIKPWLTLYHWDLPQALEDDGGWANRDTAYRFAEYALAVHEVLGDRVDVWTTLNEPWCSAFLGYGSGVHAPGRQSRSDALAAMHHLLLGHGLAVTELRQRAPKARLGLTLNFTVVDPADPNDPADLDAARHIDGQFNRAFLDPVFHGAYPADFLADVAQHGLEEHIFPGDLSTISAPIDTLGVNYYHGEAVTGHPRADAGNAHAAPVERPLAPPYPAADQVSVVPRGLPTTAMGWEVQPEGLYRLLTRLQEDYSGPAGTALYITENGAAYEDAVGPDGAVEDPDRLEFIRAHLIQCHKAIAAGVDLRGYFGWSLMDNFEWAWGYHKRFGLVRVDYATFERTVKASGTWFATVAGSNSVHASA comes from the coding sequence ATGAGCGAAGTGTTGCATTTCCCGAGGGGCTTTCTGTGGGGAGCCGCCACGGCGGCCTACCAAGTGGAGGGCGCCACGGGCGAAGACGGCCGTGGCGATTCGATCTGGGACACGTTCTGCCGCCTGCCCGGCGCTGTCGTCGACGGACACACTGGAGATGCAGCCTGCGACCACTACCACCGCTACCGGGAGGATGTCGCACTAATGCGGTCGCTGAATCTGGGTTCGTACCGGTTCTCGACCTCCTGGTCCCGCATCCAGCCCGATGGCCGGAAGACCAATACCGCCGGCCTGGACTTCTACTCCCGCCTCGTCGATGAACTACATGCTGCGCAGATCAAGCCGTGGCTTACGCTGTATCACTGGGATCTGCCGCAGGCGCTCGAAGACGATGGCGGTTGGGCCAACCGGGATACCGCCTACCGCTTCGCCGAGTATGCGTTGGCCGTCCACGAGGTGCTTGGCGACCGCGTGGATGTGTGGACCACGCTGAACGAGCCGTGGTGCTCAGCGTTCCTCGGTTATGGGTCCGGCGTGCACGCACCCGGGCGCCAGTCCCGCTCCGACGCCCTCGCCGCCATGCACCATTTGCTGCTGGGACATGGCCTAGCCGTGACGGAGTTGCGGCAGCGGGCGCCCAAGGCCAGGCTTGGCCTCACGCTCAACTTCACGGTGGTCGATCCTGCCGACCCCAATGATCCAGCAGATTTGGATGCGGCGCGGCACATCGACGGCCAGTTCAACCGTGCCTTCCTGGACCCGGTGTTCCACGGCGCCTATCCGGCGGACTTCCTCGCGGACGTCGCCCAACACGGACTCGAAGAACACATCTTTCCCGGTGACTTGAGCACAATCAGTGCGCCCATCGACACACTGGGAGTGAATTACTACCACGGCGAAGCAGTAACCGGCCATCCCCGGGCGGATGCAGGGAACGCACATGCCGCGCCTGTGGAACGACCGCTGGCGCCGCCCTATCCGGCAGCCGACCAGGTTTCCGTGGTGCCGCGGGGGCTGCCGACGACGGCGATGGGCTGGGAGGTACAGCCGGAGGGGCTGTACCGTCTGCTGACACGGTTGCAGGAGGACTACAGCGGTCCAGCGGGTACGGCGCTCTACATCACGGAAAACGGAGCAGCCTATGAAGATGCAGTCGGGCCGGACGGCGCCGTGGAGGATCCGGACCGGCTCGAATTCATCCGGGCGCATCTGATCCAGTGCCATAAGGCGATCGCCGCGGGAGTTGACCTACGCGGCTACTTCGGCTGGTCGCTCATGGACAACTTCGAGTGGGCTTGGGGATACCACAAGCGTTTCGGCCTCGTGCGGGTGGACTATGCAACCTTCGAGCGGACGGTCAAAGCCAGCGGTACCTGGTTTGCCACAGTGGCCGGCAGCAACAGCGTGCACGCAAGCGCTTAG
- a CDS encoding phage holin family protein, with translation MTRVDNTRTTTAGSRSSLVSLVKMAGRLVPRQISDELSLAAAELKGKGVKVGVAAALLAVALVFVAFMVIALLVAGIMGLGEVMEPWLAALLVALLFLVLAAIVGLIGALRLKKTMPLLPEHALRGIKYDIGVLKEGRSFDPATLDQKPVKQDKPEQAEEDKTPKEPAPSIEELRNRSGERREHLARIRDGLGEKLDPKPQSERIKANASEAAAKAREAAETRMAAVRGSASGSQARTSATATGSAGLQDDLQDRWKPLAALAASLAAFFVLLRKLLRQ, from the coding sequence ATGACTCGCGTTGACAACACCAGGACCACTACTGCTGGAAGCAGATCCTCCCTGGTGTCACTGGTCAAAATGGCCGGGAGATTGGTGCCTCGCCAGATCAGCGATGAGCTTTCGCTGGCCGCTGCCGAGCTTAAGGGCAAAGGCGTCAAAGTCGGCGTTGCCGCAGCCCTTCTTGCCGTGGCTCTGGTGTTCGTTGCCTTCATGGTCATTGCCTTGCTCGTGGCCGGCATTATGGGGCTCGGCGAAGTCATGGAACCCTGGCTGGCGGCTCTGCTCGTGGCCCTGCTGTTCCTGGTCCTAGCCGCCATCGTGGGCCTGATCGGCGCGCTCCGCCTGAAGAAGACGATGCCGTTGCTGCCCGAGCATGCGCTGCGGGGCATCAAGTACGACATTGGCGTGCTGAAGGAGGGCCGCAGTTTCGATCCGGCCACGCTGGATCAGAAGCCGGTGAAGCAGGACAAGCCGGAGCAGGCTGAGGAAGATAAGACACCCAAGGAGCCGGCTCCTTCCATCGAGGAACTGCGCAACCGCTCCGGGGAGCGCCGCGAACACCTCGCACGGATCCGCGATGGACTGGGCGAGAAGCTCGATCCCAAGCCGCAGAGCGAAAGGATCAAGGCCAACGCCAGCGAGGCTGCTGCCAAGGCCCGTGAAGCGGCCGAGACCCGCATGGCGGCGGTCAGGGGATCGGCTTCGGGCTCGCAGGCCCGCACATCCGCTACGGCAACCGGTTCCGCAGGTCTTCAGGATGACCTGCAGGACCGCTGGAAGCCGCTGGCTGCACTGGCTGCGTCTCTGGCCGCGTTCTTCGTGTTGCTGCGCAAACTGCTGCGTCAGTAA
- a CDS encoding CDP-alcohol phosphatidyltransferase family protein: MKLIGAGARDNYEYRELQTFWTVPNIITVLRFLAVPLFIRYIVLEDYAAATIVLVILGSTDWVDGYLARRLDQVSSVGKWLDPVADRLALIIVAITFVVAGIAPLWLLLAIVIPDGILLAFSLALFHGNPNLPVTNIGKIRTALLLVGTPLLLLHKALEPGEDWLAAIAYTILILGCVGHLLAWWGYMRGVWRKHLARRGQQPDNPAGSAVNGHTDG; this comes from the coding sequence ATGAAGCTGATTGGTGCCGGTGCCCGGGACAACTATGAATACCGGGAACTGCAAACCTTCTGGACGGTACCGAACATCATCACTGTCCTTCGCTTCCTCGCCGTTCCACTCTTTATCCGCTACATCGTGCTGGAGGATTACGCAGCAGCCACCATCGTGCTCGTGATCCTCGGATCAACCGACTGGGTGGACGGCTACCTGGCCCGCCGCTTGGACCAGGTGTCCTCGGTAGGAAAATGGCTGGACCCGGTCGCGGACCGTCTGGCGCTGATCATCGTAGCCATCACGTTCGTTGTCGCAGGCATCGCGCCTCTCTGGCTGCTGCTGGCCATCGTCATCCCGGACGGGATCCTGTTGGCGTTTTCGCTCGCTCTTTTCCACGGCAATCCGAACCTTCCGGTGACCAACATCGGCAAGATCCGGACGGCGCTGCTGCTGGTCGGAACTCCGCTACTGCTGCTGCACAAGGCCCTCGAACCCGGCGAGGACTGGCTGGCGGCAATCGCCTACACAATCCTCATCCTGGGCTGCGTGGGACATCTGCTGGCGTGGTGGGGATACATGCGTGGGGTTTGGCGGAAACACCTTGCCAGGCGGGGGCAGCAGCCGGACAACCCCGCTGGCTCCGCTGTCAATGGGCATACGGATGGTTGA
- a CDS encoding DMT family transporter: MVWLAILCALAGAFFLALGTQRQASAVQANTGGLSLSASGLLRLLRNPRWVVGLLLLGIGMGLNVFALVSAPLTVVQPIGAIALVITTIVNSKDQGIRLNRMTIMAITACVAGSAGFVLLAVNVTGESHRVTAAEELSTVLLLAVVVAVFLSLELMFRHRLNAFAYILGAGMLFGFVAVLVRIIGLHLFDPNGRFLANVPVYSIIAIIAAAGLGSWFVQSAYSSGPPDLVIAGLTVIDPLVGIAIGIFLLGELKPDVEPVTAIAMIGAGLVAIVGVIALSRHHPDVLQKREEARRRAQAAATRKP, encoded by the coding sequence ATGGTCTGGCTAGCGATCCTTTGTGCGCTGGCGGGCGCGTTCTTCCTGGCCCTCGGAACGCAGCGCCAGGCAAGTGCGGTGCAGGCGAACACCGGCGGGCTTTCGCTCAGTGCCAGCGGACTGCTGCGCCTGCTGCGGAACCCGCGCTGGGTTGTTGGGCTGCTGCTGCTCGGTATTGGCATGGGGCTGAATGTTTTCGCCTTGGTCAGCGCTCCGCTCACGGTCGTCCAGCCGATCGGCGCTATAGCCCTGGTCATCACAACCATCGTGAATTCGAAGGACCAGGGGATCCGGTTGAACCGGATGACCATCATGGCAATCACCGCCTGTGTGGCCGGCAGTGCCGGTTTCGTGCTGCTCGCGGTCAATGTCACCGGCGAAAGCCACCGGGTCACGGCGGCGGAAGAGCTCTCGACGGTGCTGCTGCTCGCCGTCGTTGTTGCGGTTTTCCTCTCGCTGGAACTGATGTTCCGGCACCGGCTCAACGCCTTCGCGTACATCCTCGGCGCCGGAATGCTTTTCGGGTTTGTCGCGGTCCTGGTGCGGATCATCGGCTTGCACCTGTTCGATCCCAACGGGCGCTTCCTGGCCAACGTGCCGGTGTACAGCATCATCGCGATCATTGCCGCTGCGGGCTTGGGATCGTGGTTTGTCCAGAGCGCGTACTCCAGCGGGCCGCCGGACCTGGTGATCGCCGGACTCACCGTCATCGACCCGCTTGTGGGCATTGCCATCGGCATTTTCCTGCTGGGGGAGCTGAAACCCGACGTCGAACCCGTCACCGCAATTGCCATGATTGGCGCGGGTTTGGTTGCTATTGTGGGGGTCATTGCCCTTTCAAGACATCATCCGGACGTACTGCAAAAACGAGAAGAAGCACGACGGCGGGCCCAGGCCGCCGCAACCAGGAAGCCTTAG